Proteins from a genomic interval of Nostoc sp. TCL240-02:
- a CDS encoding PAS domain S-box protein, whose protein sequence is MLKVNRLRLQDIFKIPRNSLVAKVASVIPILVGSLVLIGWWLGIEVLKRGFPGSPATMKVNTALCFVLSGLSFLLFLKAENQGKRTIQNYPDSSTFQLLNFPTLVISRVCAIAVTTIAALTLCEYLFGWNLGIDEVLFLDSPTSMTTFYPGRMGVNTAFNFILVSVALQILINPKNHRSYWSAQIIALIATLISFQALMGYAYKVKVLYGLAPYTTSMALHTAVLFILLSIGILWARAEQGLMRVVTSDTYGGLLARRLLVAAIAVPFILGWVIVEGQRAGQYDPAFAVSVFAIILIVIFTILIWQSARVIERLSHQRDLAQEALRTYQDKLGSFVDSNVIGILFGDVYGGIQEANDEFLRMIGYTQEDLSEGRLSWSNITPPEYLYLDLRGVAEAQGNTNATCTPYEKEYIRKDGSRIPVLVGYVLLGEKREESVAFILDLSERKLAEAEQQKLVSLVENSSDFIGIATLEGQLLYINDAGQKLVGLASLDEVRQKVVLDYFMPKDKTYFQKYILPTVLSEGRWQGEFCFRHLQTGKPIPVDYNIFTVTDNNTGQPIALATVTRNISEQKQAKEKILQLNKDLQRRITELQTLLEVIPIGIGIAEDPLCQNIKVNPAFAKQLGISSTTNASLSVPNDEKSTSFKIYREGRELSEEELPMQYSAAHGVEVVDCELEVVHENGKIVNLLEYVAPLFDEEGKTRGSVGAFLDITERKQAEEILLNQQKWLEDVLNLMPRPLLFIEPGTARVTFANRSANELAGGKFPKGVPAEDYHTVYHYTDAAGDRIPNEQMPGVRVALGERLNGLEVDWHTPSGVRSLLIFADTLPAMHGHPATCILVFQEISNLKQAEKALSLGYKRLKLLFDTANDLLSSQEPLLLIDSVYRKLREQIGIEVYLNYLVEDNSQVMQLGSYSGISQEVAKEIESLGLGEAVCGTVAQECCAIALENVQQSTDPKTELIRSLGITAYYSYPLIAQGRLLGTLSFGSRTRLSFTENQKGMMQAVCDQIAIAMERASLIASLQKQTEQLQEANRMKDEFLGILSHELRSPLNAILGWAQLLQRSKLSESQMAKATETIERNAKAQTQLIEDLLDISRMIRGKLRLNVRTCNLVPMIESSLKTVSLAAQSKEIDLKFSIIPSKETRNASPRILPVATIAPDSDLRLEINHENLESREAQSQSNQRSKDSTIGENSQFLVSGDFERLQQIIWNLLSNAIKFTPTGGQVELQLSVVTSEEKQHITEKYAQIQVIDTGIGISPDFLPYVFDRFRQADSSNTRSYGGLGLGLAIVRHLVELHGGTVHVDSPGKEQGATFIVKLPLLKSHLFTVSQPLPVPCSPLHFVSLLGVRVVVVDDQTDSREFITTVLEQCQAEVKAVASVQEALQVIAQWKPDVLVSDIGMPNEDGYSLIRKLRSQPPEQGGNIPAAALTAYARAEDRMRAIQEGYQLHLPKPIEAAELATVVASLVGRT, encoded by the coding sequence TAATACCCATCTTGGTTGGTAGCTTGGTGCTAATTGGCTGGTGGCTGGGAATTGAAGTTCTCAAGCGCGGCTTCCCTGGTAGTCCCGCCACGATGAAAGTCAATACAGCGTTGTGTTTTGTGCTGTCTGGTTTATCATTTTTGCTGTTTTTAAAGGCAGAAAATCAAGGGAAAAGAACAATTCAAAACTACCCTGACTCTTCGACCTTTCAACTTCTCAACTTCCCTACTCTGGTAATTTCAAGGGTCTGTGCAATAGCTGTCACCACAATTGCTGCACTTACACTGTGTGAATATCTGTTCGGCTGGAATCTGGGCATTGACGAGGTGCTGTTCCTTGATTCGCCAACTAGTATGACGACATTTTATCCGGGGCGAATGGGGGTAAATACAGCATTCAACTTTATACTAGTCAGCGTTGCCCTACAGATTCTGATTAATCCTAAAAACCACCGTAGTTATTGGTCTGCTCAGATTATCGCTCTGATCGCTACTTTAATTTCCTTTCAGGCACTCATGGGCTATGCCTACAAAGTGAAAGTTCTTTACGGACTTGCCCCTTATACAACATCGATGGCTTTACATACAGCGGTGTTGTTCATTTTGCTAAGTATAGGTATTCTGTGGGCGCGGGCAGAACAGGGGTTAATGAGGGTAGTTACAAGTGATACTTATGGTGGCTTACTGGCACGTCGTTTATTGGTTGCCGCGATCGCAGTACCTTTTATATTAGGGTGGGTAATTGTTGAAGGTCAACGCGCAGGACAATACGATCCGGCTTTTGCAGTATCGGTGTTTGCGATCATCTTAATTGTCATTTTTACTATTTTGATTTGGCAAAGTGCCAGGGTTATTGAACGCCTTAGCCATCAACGCGATCTTGCTCAGGAAGCACTAAGAACCTACCAGGATAAACTGGGGAGTTTCGTAGATTCTAACGTTATTGGTATTCTGTTTGGCGATGTGTATGGCGGTATCCAGGAGGCAAACGACGAATTTCTCAGGATGATTGGTTATACCCAGGAAGATTTGTCAGAGGGTAGGTTAAGTTGGAGCAATATCACACCACCAGAGTATCTATACTTGGATCTGCGAGGTGTCGCTGAAGCACAAGGAAACACTAACGCTACTTGTACGCCCTACGAGAAAGAATATATTCGCAAGGATGGTAGCCGCATCCCAGTTTTAGTTGGTTACGTGTTGTTAGGAGAAAAACGGGAAGAGTCAGTAGCATTTATCCTCGACTTGAGCGAACGTAAGCTTGCAGAAGCAGAGCAACAAAAATTAGTATCGCTGGTAGAAAATAGCTCTGACTTTATTGGCATCGCCACCCTTGAGGGTCAATTACTCTATATAAATGATGCAGGTCAAAAACTGGTAGGACTTGCTAGCCTTGATGAAGTGAGGCAAAAAGTAGTATTAGATTACTTCATGCCCAAAGACAAAACCTATTTTCAAAAATATATACTGCCGACTGTACTATCAGAAGGGCGCTGGCAGGGAGAATTCTGCTTTCGGCATCTCCAAACAGGAAAACCAATACCAGTTGATTACAATATCTTCACTGTTACAGACAACAACACAGGTCAGCCAATTGCCTTAGCAACTGTGACTCGTAACATCAGCGAACAAAAACAAGCTAAAGAAAAAATCTTACAACTAAACAAGGATCTACAGCGCCGCATTACTGAGTTACAAACTTTGTTAGAGGTAATTCCCATTGGAATTGGCATTGCCGAAGATCCACTATGCCAAAATATCAAGGTAAACCCTGCTTTTGCCAAGCAGTTGGGGATATCGTCAACTACAAATGCCTCTCTCAGTGTTCCTAATGATGAAAAATCCACAAGCTTTAAAATCTACCGAGAGGGAAGGGAACTGTCAGAAGAGGAACTGCCAATGCAATACTCTGCTGCTCATGGTGTCGAAGTTGTGGATTGTGAACTTGAAGTAGTCCATGAAAATGGCAAAATTGTCAACCTGTTGGAGTATGTTGCACCTCTGTTTGATGAAGAGGGTAAAACTAGAGGAAGCGTTGGTGCATTTTTAGATATTACGGAGCGCAAGCAGGCAGAAGAAATACTTCTAAATCAGCAAAAATGGCTGGAGGATGTATTAAATCTGATGCCAAGACCCTTGCTTTTTATCGAACCAGGAACGGCGCGGGTAACTTTTGCCAATCGCTCTGCTAATGAATTAGCTGGGGGCAAATTTCCTAAAGGTGTACCAGCTGAAGATTATCATACAGTTTACCACTATACAGATGCAGCTGGTGATCGCATTCCCAATGAACAAATGCCAGGAGTGCGGGTTGCACTTGGTGAACGTCTCAATGGATTAGAAGTAGATTGGCACACTCCCTCTGGTGTGCGCTCTCTACTGATATTTGCTGATACCTTGCCAGCGATGCACGGTCATCCGGCTACCTGTATCTTAGTGTTCCAAGAGATTAGCAACCTCAAACAGGCAGAAAAAGCACTCTCGTTAGGTTACAAAAGACTAAAGCTACTATTTGACACAGCCAACGATTTACTCTCAAGCCAAGAACCATTACTATTAATCGATAGCGTCTACCGAAAACTAAGAGAGCAAATTGGAATAGAAGTTTATTTGAACTATTTGGTTGAGGATAACTCTCAAGTAATGCAGTTAGGGTCTTACAGTGGTATTTCCCAAGAAGTGGCCAAGGAAATCGAGTCGTTGGGATTGGGTGAAGCGGTTTGCGGTACTGTAGCCCAAGAATGTTGTGCAATAGCTTTAGAAAATGTGCAGCAATCAACTGATCCAAAAACAGAATTGATTCGTTCTTTAGGTATTACTGCTTATTATAGTTATCCGTTGATTGCCCAAGGGCGGTTGTTAGGTACTCTTTCTTTTGGCAGCCGCACTCGGTTAAGCTTTACCGAGAATCAAAAGGGGATGATGCAAGCAGTATGTGACCAAATAGCGATCGCAATGGAACGTGCTAGTTTAATTGCTTCTTTGCAAAAACAAACTGAGCAGTTGCAAGAGGCGAACCGCATGAAAGATGAATTTCTGGGAATATTGTCTCACGAATTGCGATCGCCCCTCAATGCAATTTTGGGCTGGGCACAACTCCTGCAACGAAGCAAGCTGAGTGAAAGCCAAATGGCTAAGGCTACGGAGACAATTGAGCGTAATGCCAAAGCGCAAACCCAGCTAATTGAAGACTTACTAGATATATCGCGGATGATTAGAGGCAAGTTACGCCTCAATGTCCGTACTTGTAATTTGGTTCCGATGATTGAGTCGAGCCTAAAGACTGTTAGCCTAGCCGCCCAATCTAAGGAAATCGATTTAAAATTTTCCATCATTCCCTCAAAAGAGACACGAAATGCGTCACCGAGGATACTCCCCGTGGCAACAATCGCGCCAGATTCCGATTTGAGATTAGAAATCAATCACGAAAATCTAGAATCAAGAGAAGCACAATCCCAAAGCAATCAACGTTCAAAAGACAGCACGATTGGCGAAAATTCCCAATTCCTAGTTTCCGGTGATTTCGAGCGTTTGCAACAAATAATCTGGAATCTGTTATCTAATGCCATCAAATTTACACCCACAGGTGGACAGGTAGAGTTGCAATTGTCAGTGGTAACTAGCGAAGAAAAACAACACATAACAGAGAAATATGCCCAAATTCAGGTGATTGACACAGGCATTGGTATTAGCCCTGATTTTCTCCCTTACGTCTTTGATCGCTTTCGTCAAGCTGATAGTTCTAACACTAGATCATACGGTGGATTAGGACTAGGATTAGCGATCGTGCGTCATTTAGTCGAATTACATGGTGGTACTGTTCACGTAGATAGTCCAGGTAAAGAGCAAGGAGCAACGTTTATAGTCAAGTTGCCACTTTTGAAAAGTCATCTATTTACAGTCTCGCAGCCTCTCCCCGTTCCCTGTTCTCCTCTTCACTTCGTCTCCCTCCTTGGTGTGCGGGTAGTGGTTGTAGATGACCAAACCGATAGTCGTGAATTTATCACCACAGTTCTTGAACAGTGCCAAGCCGAAGTTAAAGCAGTAGCATCAGTTCAAGAAGCATTGCAGGTAATTGCACAATGGAAACCAGATGTTTTAGTTAGTGACATTGGTATGCCCAATGAGGATGGTTACTCTTTGATCCGCAAACTGCGATCGCAACCACCAGAACAAGGAGGAAATATTCCCGCAGCAGCATTGACAGCTTATGCTAGGGCAGAAGATCGGATGCGAGCTATACAAGAAGGTTATCAGCTACATTTACCCAAACCTATTGAAGCGGCTGAGTTAGCTACAGTAGTAGCTAGCCTTGTTGGACGGACTTAG
- a CDS encoding IS630 family transposase (programmed frameshift), whose translation MGARLRVFLTREQDQTLLTLRTADVPQKIKDRAEVIRLNAHGWYVEKIAGYLNWTPQTVREVLHKWKKQGLKGLWELPGRGGKTKWTEVDIVFLEECLKKEPRTYNSPQLAKKLERERNVKLSPDRLRRVLKKGVKWKRARKSHKGKQDPIAQAKKQADLDMLELAAASGEIDLKYLDESGFCVWSEPGYTYYFRGEQKRLEQKKRRGRRLSIIGFLQPIISFVYGLVIGGVDRKSYIQMMEQEAADAEKTGRTRVIVQDNGPIHRCKEVQNLWSKWERQGLYIFFLPKYCSEMNPIELEWQHLKKNELSGQIFDDELDLAYAVIDGVTARGEKGNYSTQRVKFNSSACD comes from the exons ATGGGCGCTCGTTTAAGGGTATTTTTGACTCGTGAGCAAGACCAAACCCTGTTAACCCTAAGAACAGCAGATGTACCCCAGAAGATAAAAGACCGAGCAGAAGTAATCAGGTTAAACGCACATGGCTGGTATGTGGAAAAAATAGCGGGTTATTTAAATTGGACTCCACAGACAGTGAGAGAGGTTTTGCACAAATGGAAAAAGCAAGGTCTAAAAGGGCTTTGGGAACTACCTGGTCGAGGGGGGAAGACCAAGTGGACTGAAGTTGACATAGTGTTTTTGGAAGAGTGCCTTAAGAAAGAACCACGCACATACAACAGTCCTCAATTGGCAAAAAAATTAGAACGCGAGCGCAATGTGAAACTGAGTCCTGACAGATTAAGACGGGTACTC AAAAAGGGGGTCAAATGGAAGCGGGCAAGAAAGAGCCACAAAGGAAAACAAGATCCGATAGCCCAAGCTAAGAAGCAAGCAGACTTAGATATGCTGGAATTAGCCGCAGCATCGGGAGAAATCGATCTCAAGTATCTTGATGAGTCAGGCTTTTGTGTATGGAGCGAGCCAGGTTACACCTATTACTTCAGAGGTGAACAAAAACGTTTAGAACAAAAAAAGCGTCGTGGTCGTAGATTAAGCATTATCGGATTTCTTCAACCAATAATCAGTTTTGTTTATGGTTTGGTTATTGGGGGTGTTGACCGCAAGTCTTATATCCAAATGATGGAACAAGAAGCAGCTGATGCCGAAAAAACGGGACGTACAAGGGTAATTGTGCAGGATAACGGGCCTATCCACCGATGCAAAGAAGTACAAAATCTGTGGTCGAAATGGGAGAGGCAGGGTTTGTATATCTTCTTTTTGCCAAAATACTGCTCTGAAATGAACCCAATTGAATTGGAATGGCAACACCTTAAAAAAAATGAGCTATCTGGGCAAATATTTGATGATGAGTTAGACCTTGCTTATGCAGTCATTGATGGCGTTACAGCTAGGGGAGAAAAAGGAAACTATAGTACGCAACGTGTAAAATTTAACTCTAGTGCTTGTGATTAA
- a CDS encoding nucleoside deaminase, producing the protein MIPEYFMGLALAQAKEGDTPYGAVIVKDNEVVAVAYNTVSRDNDPSAHAEINVIRSLTAKLKNYFLEGYCIYTTCEPCPMCATACVWSGLSEIVYGASIQDLISINQSQINLSCEEVIAKSFRSIKVTKGVLKNECLELFK; encoded by the coding sequence ATGATTCCAGAATATTTTATGGGTTTAGCTTTGGCGCAAGCAAAAGAAGGAGATACACCTTACGGTGCTGTGATTGTTAAAGATAATGAAGTTGTTGCCGTAGCTTATAATACTGTAAGCAGAGACAACGATCCATCAGCCCATGCTGAAATCAACGTTATTCGTAGTTTAACAGCTAAACTTAAAAACTATTTTTTAGAAGGTTATTGTATATATACAACTTGCGAACCTTGTCCAATGTGTGCAACTGCTTGTGTTTGGAGTGGTTTATCAGAAATTGTATATGGTGCTTCAATTCAAGACTTAATCTCGATAAATCAATCACAAATTAATCTATCTTGTGAAGAGGTAATTGCTAAATCATTTAGAAGCATCAAAGTCACCAAAGGCGTTTTAAAAAATGAATGCTTAGAGTTATTTAAATAA
- the psbA gene encoding photosystem II q(b) protein produces MTTTLQQRSSANVWDRFCEWITSTNNRIYIGWFGVVMIPTLLAATACFVVAFIAAPPVDIDGIREPVAGSLIYGNNIISGAVVPSSNAIGLHFYPIWEAASLDEWLYNGGPYQLVVFHFLIGVFCYLGREWELSYRLGMRPWIAIAYSAPVAAATAVFLVYPIGQGSFSDGMPLGISGTFNFMIVFQAEHNILMHPFHQLGVAGVFGGSLFSAMHGSLVTSSLVRETTETESQNYGYKFGQEEETYNIVAAHGYFGRLIFQYASFNNSRSLHFFLAAWPVIGIWFTALGVSTMAFNLNGFNFNQSIIDSEGRVIATWADVINRANLGMEVMHERNAHNFPLDLASAESAPVALTAPAING; encoded by the coding sequence ATGACAACAACTTTACAGCAGCGCTCAAGCGCCAACGTATGGGATCGATTCTGTGAATGGATCACCAGCACCAACAACCGGATTTACATTGGTTGGTTCGGCGTAGTCATGATACCCACCTTGCTAGCCGCAACAGCTTGCTTCGTAGTCGCCTTCATCGCTGCACCACCAGTAGACATCGATGGAATCCGCGAACCAGTAGCAGGTTCTTTGATTTACGGAAACAATATCATCTCCGGTGCAGTAGTACCTTCCTCCAACGCCATCGGTTTGCACTTCTACCCAATTTGGGAAGCAGCATCCTTAGATGAGTGGTTGTACAACGGTGGTCCTTACCAATTGGTAGTATTCCACTTCCTGATTGGCGTATTCTGCTACTTAGGTCGTGAATGGGAACTATCCTACCGCTTAGGTATGCGTCCTTGGATTGCAATTGCATATTCTGCACCTGTTGCAGCAGCAACCGCAGTATTCTTGGTATACCCAATCGGACAAGGTTCCTTCTCAGACGGTATGCCTTTAGGAATCTCAGGAACATTCAACTTCATGATCGTGTTCCAAGCAGAACACAACATCTTGATGCACCCCTTCCACCAACTAGGTGTAGCTGGTGTATTCGGCGGAAGCTTGTTCAGTGCAATGCACGGTTCACTAGTAACCTCATCTTTGGTTCGTGAAACAACTGAGACTGAATCACAAAACTACGGTTACAAATTCGGTCAAGAAGAAGAAACCTACAACATCGTTGCAGCCCACGGCTACTTCGGTCGTCTAATCTTCCAATACGCTTCCTTCAACAACAGCCGTTCACTGCACTTCTTCCTCGCAGCGTGGCCTGTAATCGGCATCTGGTTCACCGCCTTGGGTGTAAGCACAATGGCGTTCAACTTGAACGGTTTCAACTTCAACCAATCAATCATTGACTCTGAAGGTCGTGTGATTGCGACTTGGGCGGATGTAATCAACCGTGCTAACCTGGGTATGGAAGTAATGCACGAGCGTAACGCTCACAACTTCCCTCTAGATTTGGCATCTGCTGAATCTGCTCCTGTTGCTCTAACTGCTCCTGCTATTAACGGTTAA
- the fghA gene encoding S-formylglutathione hydrolase: protein MPNVNVISEYKSFGGKLGFYSHFSSTCNGEMRFAVYQPPQATHKPVPILYFLSGLTCTEENFMVKAGGVQRFAAEYGLMLVAPDTSPRNTGIAGEDDNWDFGTGAGFYVDATEEPWRKNYQMYSYVVYELTALINANFPTQPEKQGIFGHSMGGHGALICAMRNPELYKSVSAFAPITAPMRCPWGQKAFGGYLGKNQESWRAYDAGELVRQVGYHSLILIDQGTADKFLAEQLLPEVFEKACADVKQPLNLRYQEGYDHSYYFIASFIEDHIRHHAIALLITAVFIYLNPTFLF, encoded by the coding sequence ATGCCTAACGTCAACGTCATTTCAGAATATAAAAGCTTCGGTGGCAAACTCGGCTTTTACAGCCATTTCTCCTCAACCTGTAATGGTGAAATGCGTTTTGCTGTTTATCAACCACCACAAGCAACTCATAAACCTGTGCCAATTCTCTATTTCCTCTCTGGGTTGACTTGCACGGAAGAGAATTTTATGGTGAAGGCGGGGGGAGTGCAACGCTTTGCGGCTGAGTACGGCTTGATGCTGGTTGCACCAGATACTAGTCCGCGTAATACTGGGATTGCAGGCGAGGATGATAACTGGGACTTTGGTACAGGTGCAGGCTTTTATGTTGATGCTACAGAAGAACCGTGGCGTAAAAACTACCAAATGTATAGTTATGTCGTCTACGAACTAACTGCTTTGATTAACGCAAATTTCCCCACCCAACCTGAAAAACAAGGTATTTTCGGTCATTCAATGGGGGGACACGGGGCACTTATCTGTGCGATGAGAAACCCAGAACTTTACAAATCAGTATCAGCCTTTGCACCTATCACTGCACCTATGCGTTGTCCTTGGGGACAAAAGGCTTTTGGTGGTTATCTTGGCAAAAATCAAGAAAGTTGGCGTGCTTATGATGCTGGCGAATTAGTCAGACAAGTAGGATATCACAGTTTAATTCTTATTGACCAAGGGACTGCTGATAAATTTTTAGCAGAACAATTACTACCGGAAGTGTTTGAGAAAGCTTGTGCAGATGTTAAACAGCCGCTAAACTTGCGTTACCAAGAAGGCTATGACCACAGTTATTATTTCATCGCCAGTTTTATTGAAGATCATATTCGCCACCATGCAATCGCTTTATTGATTACAGCAGTTTTCATCTATTTAAACCCCACGTTTCTATTTTGA
- a CDS encoding ion transporter: MLLSRQETEFYLKDLETPIGKAINLTLAALVLLSSGIFVAETYNIPDSVRFQLHLVDTAIVIIFVVEYLLRLWSAENKIQYIFSFYSIIDLMAILPFFIGMVDISFIRLLRWFRILRLIRFIDRKFLFATISTEDGMIFARILFTLFAIVFIYSGLIYQVEHPVNPQNYGTFLDAFYFSVVTMTTVGFGDVIPISELGRLLTVLMIFTGIALIPWQVGDLIKQVVKTANQVEMVCSNCGLAFHDIDAGFCKRCGTKLPSHKVD, from the coding sequence ATGTTATTGAGCAGACAAGAAACAGAATTCTACTTAAAAGACCTAGAAACACCAATAGGTAAGGCGATTAATTTAACACTTGCCGCTTTAGTACTATTATCATCAGGAATTTTCGTCGCAGAAACTTATAATATTCCTGATTCTGTGCGATTTCAATTACATCTAGTCGATACTGCGATCGTCATCATATTCGTGGTGGAATATTTACTCCGTTTGTGGAGTGCAGAAAACAAAATTCAGTATATTTTTAGCTTTTATTCGATTATTGACCTAATGGCAATTTTGCCATTCTTTATAGGGATGGTGGATATTAGCTTTATCCGGCTACTGCGATGGTTTCGGATTTTACGATTAATCAGATTTATAGATAGAAAATTTTTATTCGCTACTATCAGCACCGAAGATGGCATGATCTTTGCGCGGATATTATTTACATTATTTGCAATTGTTTTTATTTATTCTGGCTTAATATATCAAGTAGAGCATCCAGTTAATCCTCAAAATTACGGGACATTTTTGGATGCATTCTATTTCTCTGTTGTCACAATGACAACTGTGGGATTTGGCGATGTTATTCCAATTTCTGAATTAGGACGTTTGCTAACGGTATTGATGATTTTCACAGGAATTGCACTGATTCCCTGGCAAGTAGGGGATTTAATTAAGCAAGTTGTGAAAACTGCTAATCAGGTAGAAATGGTTTGTTCCAACTGTGGATTGGCTTTCCATGATATAGATGCTGGATTTTGTAAAAGGTGCGGGACTAAATTACCTAGTCACAAGGTTGATTGA